Proteins encoded in a region of the Nicotiana tomentosiformis chromosome 9, ASM39032v3, whole genome shotgun sequence genome:
- the LOC138898579 gene encoding uncharacterized protein gives MDRIENTFKQMMEKNTDSDAQLALHNTSICNLEVQMGQISQALNSHPKGALPSDTVVNLKGGNNTGHAMTVTTRSGRGGNAPTSSQRQLMDDKQVVEEEEIPNNVVQANDEVLEALEQMPGYAKFMKDLVAKKQSINFETMKVTHQVSAIVHSMVLKLEDPVAFTIPCTIGSAKFAKTLCDLGASINLMPYSVFKTLEIGQPRPTSMILQMANHTMKRPLGVIEDVLVRVDKFILPADFVILDCEVDYEVSIFLGRPFLATGKALVDVEVGELTFRVGDEKVVFHMCKSMRQPNSNKVCSFMDLVTDVIIDDTSATINVG, from the exons ATGGACCGTATTGAGAACacgttcaagcaaatgatggagaagaataccgattccgatgcccaacttgctttACACAATACATCGATCtgcaacttagaagtgcaaatgggacaaatctctcaagctttaaattctcatcctaagggggcactaccaagtgacacggtggtgaacctaAAGGGTGGGAATAATACAGGGcatgccatgaccgttactacaagaagtggaagaggtgggaatgcacccacctcaagtcaaaggcaacttatgGATGATAAGCAAGtagtagaagaagaagagatcccgaacaatgtggtgcaagcaaatgatgaagtgc ttgaagccttggagcaaatgcctggttatgcaaagtttatgaaggatttggtagCAAAGAAACAGTCGATAAATTTTGAAACTAtgaaagtcactcatcaagtgagtgcaattgtgcattcaatggttCTTAAATTAGAAGATCCCGTTGCTTTCACAAtaccttgtaccattggaagtgccaaaTTTGCTAaaactctttgtgatcttggggcaagtatcaatttgatgccttattcggttttcaagaccttggaaattggacaaccaagacccacatctatgatatTACAAATGGCCAATcatacaatgaagagaccgttgggagtgattgaagatgtattggttcgtgttgataagttcattcttccggcggattttgttattcttgattgtgaagtggactatgaggtttCGATTTTTCTTGGAAGACCTtttcttgctacggggaaggctcttgttgatgtggaagttgGAGAACTTACctttcgggtgggtgatgaaaaggtggtgttccatatgtgcaaatctatgcggcaaccaaatagcaataaaGTGTGTTCTTtcatggacttggtgaccgatgtgattattgatgatacaagtgccacgattaatgtggggtga